One window of Bos javanicus breed banteng chromosome 1, ARS-OSU_banteng_1.0, whole genome shotgun sequence genomic DNA carries:
- the LOC133248421 gene encoding arylacetamide deacetylase-like, with the protein MMGRKTILLLIVGVLGAYYVYTPLPDNIEELWKLMWVTTCLKTMTHLLIDNPDVKTKLKTQSLIYPALQSLDLDLPSYRENSNFLGLTKSFVVRLWSGYFTTDRSLEKAMFFNQHVPVESSNLFKFVNWSSLLPEKFKKGHFYNSPTYDSNSFFPVIQGKNKQKQSKTKTDYSLSYKPSLFHLLFLPSSQPK; encoded by the exons ATGATGGGAAGAAAGACGATTTTGCTTCTGATCGTGGGGGTCCTTGGGGCATATTATGTTTACACACCTCTCCCGGATAATATTGAGGAGCTGTGGAAATTAATGTGGGTAACAACGTGTTTGAAAACTATGACACATTTG ctCATAGATAACCCAGATGTCAAGACCAAACTCAAGACCCAGTCTTTAATTTATCCTGCCCTTCAGTCTCTTGATCTGGATTTACCATCATATCGGGAAAACTCAAATTTTCTTGGTCTGACCAAATCATTCGTGGTCAGATTGTGGAGTGGATACTTTACCACGGACAGATCACTTGAAAAAGCCATGTTCTTCAATCAACATGTACCAGTGGAATCAAGCAATCTGTTCAAATTTGTTAATTGGAGTTCTTTGCTCCCTGAGAAGTTTAAGAAAGGGCATTTTTATAACAGTCCAACTTATG ACAGCAACTCCTTTTTTCCAGTTATtcaaggcaaaaacaaacaaaagcagagtAAAACCAAAACAG attattcccTGAGCTATAAACCCTCTCTGTTtcatctcctcttcctccccagttCTCAACCAAAATGA